The Natrinema caseinilyticum genomic sequence GGCGCGGGAGGAGTGCCGTTCCGTCCCGACCGCGGCGCTCGAGGCACGCGCGATCGAACGCACCGATTCGCTGGGTTCTGTCTCCGAACCGCTCGCTTCTCGAGGCCGGCGAAGGGGTCGAAAGCCGGTGCAGCGACCACGGCGTTCTCGAAAGGGTTTTTCGGCCCGGCCGGTTGTGTAGGGACAAATGGGGCTCGAGGATGAAATCGAGGCAATCGAGGAGGAAATCGCCAACACGCCCTACAACAAGTCCACGGAAGCCCACATCGGACGGCTGAAGTCGAAACTTGCCGAGAAAAAGGAAAAACTCGAGAAACAGCAGTCCGGTTCGGGCGGCGGAGGCGGCTACTCCGTCGAGAAACACGGCGACGCGACCGTCGCCCTGGTCGGATTTCCGAGCGTCGGCAAGTCGTCGCTGCTAAACTCGCTGACGAACGCCGAGAGCGAGACCGGGTCCTACGAGTTCACGACGCTCGACGTCAACCCGGGCATGTTGCAACACCGGGGGGCGAACATCCAGATGCTCGACGTTCCGGGCCTGATCGAAGGTGCCGCTTCGGGCCGCGGAGACGGCCAGCAAGTGCTCGCAGTCGTCCGAAACGCCGACCTGATCGTCTTCGTCCTCTCCGTGTTCGAGATCGAACAGTACGACCGCCTCCAGAAGGAACTGTACGACATCAACATTCGCGTCGACCAGGACCCCCCGCGTGTTACCGTCAGGCCGAAGATCAAAGACGGCATCAAGATTACCTCGAGCACCGAGCAGGACCTAGACGAGAAGACGATCCAGGACGTCCTCCGCGACCAGGGCTACGTCAACGCGGATCTCAACCTCCAGGAGAACGTCAGCATCGACCGGCTGGTCGACGGATTGATGGAAAACAGAGAGTACATCCCGTCGATCACCTGCGTCAACAAGGTCGATCTGATCGAGCCATCCTACAAGGAAACGGTGGACGAGGAGTTGCACGACCGCGGGCTCGACCCCGACGACGTGACCTTCATCAGCGCCGCAAAGGAGAAAGGGCTCGAGGCGCTCAAAGATCGCATCTGGGAGAACCTCGGCCTCATCCGGGTCTACATGGACAAACCCGGTCGGGGCGTCGACTGGGAAGAGCCACTCGTGATCGAGGAGGGGACGACAGTCGGCGAGGCGATCGAGAAACTCGGCGGCGAGATGGAAGAGCGATTCCGCTTCGCTCGCGTGACGGGCCCCAGCGCAACCCACGACGAACAGCAGGTCGGGAAGGATCACGTGCTCGCCGACGAGGACGTGTTGAAGCTGATTCTGCGGCGATAGCGGCCTCGGCACCGTCGGCCCGCCGGTTCGGGTGCCGCCCTGTCGTCGGCGGCTCGAGGGTCGGCGCCAGCCGACCGGATCTCGAGTCGGCCGCGATACCCTCCTCGACGACCGTCGCCGACGCGACGGCCGGAACCGATGCGGATTCGCCCGACAACTCTGAGTAGACCGCCGCCTTCGCCACTCTTTTGGACCGCGCAGGACTCAGTTCTCGTATGAACGGAACGCTCGACCACACGATGATCCGCGTCGCCGACCTCGAGGAATCCCTCGACTGGTACCAGACCCACCTCGAGTACGAAGAGAAAGATCGCTACGAGGGCGACGGCTTCACCATCGTCTATCTCGGGCCGGAGGAGATGCACGAGGAGGGGGCGATGCTCGAGATCACACACAACGAGGGCGAGGAGCCAGCCGTTGGCGACGCCTGGGGCCACATCGCCGTCCGCGTTCCCGAGGGCGAACTCGAAGAGTACTACCAGCAGTTGCTGGACGAAGGCGTCGACGACTACCGCGATCCCGAATCCTGTGGCGGTCGCTACGCGTTCGTCAAAGACCCCGACGGCCACGAGATCGAGATCGTCCAGCGCGATCCCGACCAGGGCGAGCTGTGGTCGATCGACCACACGATGATCCGCGTCGAGGACGCCGACGAGGCGCTCGGTTTCTGGACGCGCAAGTTCGAGTACGACGAGGTCGGCCGCTGGGAGTCCGACACCTTCGCGAACTACTTCGTCGAACCGAGAGACGCCCCTCCCGAGGCGATGTCCGTCGAACTCACCTACAACTACGACGGCCGAAGCTACGAGATGGGCGACGCCTGGGGCCACCTCTGCGTCCGTATCGACGACCTCGACGACGACTGGGACCGACTGCTGAAACGCGAGGCCGCCGACTACCGTGACCCCGAAAGCTGCGACGACATGTACGCGTTCACGAAAGGCCAGGACGGTCACGAGATCGAACTCATCGAACGCGACCTCGAGGCCGAGTCGCTGTTCCCGTTCTAAAACGAGACGATCGTCGCGGTTTCGTCCGTTCGATCGTGCTGGTCGTGCCAGGCGTACTGGTCGTGCCGGGCGTTCTGAGTCCCTGAACCGCCGGAATCGTCAGTACCGCCGATTTCCACGGTATTCTTCCCACCAGCGCTCGCTCGTCCTCTCATCAGCGTTCGCTCGTCGGGCGGATCTTCCCACGGGAGTCGACGATCGACGTCTCGATCGGTCCTGCTCGATCCACCGTCCCCCTGCTACGGTTTGGGAGTCGGGACGACGACCACCGGCCTGTCCGCTTCCTCGAGAAGTTCTCGAGCGGTCGATCCGAGGTCACGCGTCGCATCGGGATCGCCGCCGTGGGCGCCGATGACGATCTCGTCGGCGTCGACGTCCCGTACAGCATCTAGCAGCACGTCGGCAGGATTGCCGGATCGAACGTCGGTCTCGACGTCACCGACGGTTGCGAGACGGACGGAGGCCACGTTCAGCGCTTCCTGACAATCTCTACGTGCGGTCCGGTCGTTCTCGTTTGCGACCGCGACCACGGTGACGGTGTCCTCGGCGGTCGCCCGATCGACGAGGTAGTCACAGATCGCCGCTGTCGTGTGGACGGAGTCCGCGCCGGCGAGGTAGTGCATAGCGACTCTACGACGGTGCCGTCGAAGAATCCTCTGGACCGTCGGAAACGACGGCATCGAGGCGCCTCTGTGCGAACGAAAGAAGCGACAATAGATATGCCGGGCAGCGTTTTCTCCCTCGGAAAACGCGGTCGTGTACTTACGACGGTCGCGTCGAAAAGAACGTGTGGGGGACGAGACAGACCATCCCTCGTGTGCCGTGATCGGCCCCCCACGCTGCACCACATCGTTTCAGGGTCGTACCCCTGCATCTCGCGACGCGTCTCCGCGATCCCCTCCGCGTGGACGCGTCATGCCGGTCTCCCGCAGCACTAAACCGTCGGTTCCCACATTGGTCTCCCGTACAGGTCTCCCGCATTGGTCCCCCGCATCACTCGACGGCGGTGCAAGCCAGAATGGATGGTCAACCTGACGAAATCGCTTCGGCCCGACCGCGCTCGTCGGACGATTTTCAATGCTGACCGTACAGAGAGTACGTAATCGCGACGAGACCGAGCAGTCGGCTCACGTTCTCGAGCAGTGCGATGACGATTTGCTCCGGGCTGACGAGCGTCGTGACGGTGACGTTGAGCAGGAACGGGAACAGCGTCAACAGGAGAAGCCCGACGGCGAGATAGAGCATCGACGGTGCGTCGTTCCGACGATACCCCCGGTACGCCTGGTAGGCGATAATCGTGCCGAAGAGGGCAACGAGGAAAAGACTCGTTACTGTCAGCAGTTCGAATATCGTCGCCTCGTCGATTCGGACGACGTTTCGGCTCATCGCATTCCCTCCCACATGCGAGTGAACTTGTCGGCGACGTCTTGCTCACGGTGCGTCAACTCGAGTTCGAACGAGCCGTCCTCCAGAGACAACTCCAGTCGGTCGAGGTTCGCACGGTAGATGCCGT encodes the following:
- a CDS encoding OBG GTPase family GTP-binding protein, producing MGLEDEIEAIEEEIANTPYNKSTEAHIGRLKSKLAEKKEKLEKQQSGSGGGGGYSVEKHGDATVALVGFPSVGKSSLLNSLTNAESETGSYEFTTLDVNPGMLQHRGANIQMLDVPGLIEGAASGRGDGQQVLAVVRNADLIVFVLSVFEIEQYDRLQKELYDINIRVDQDPPRVTVRPKIKDGIKITSSTEQDLDEKTIQDVLRDQGYVNADLNLQENVSIDRLVDGLMENREYIPSITCVNKVDLIEPSYKETVDEELHDRGLDPDDVTFISAAKEKGLEALKDRIWENLGLIRVYMDKPGRGVDWEEPLVIEEGTTVGEAIEKLGGEMEERFRFARVTGPSATHDEQQVGKDHVLADEDVLKLILRR
- a CDS encoding VOC family protein; this translates as MNGTLDHTMIRVADLEESLDWYQTHLEYEEKDRYEGDGFTIVYLGPEEMHEEGAMLEITHNEGEEPAVGDAWGHIAVRVPEGELEEYYQQLLDEGVDDYRDPESCGGRYAFVKDPDGHEIEIVQRDPDQGELWSIDHTMIRVEDADEALGFWTRKFEYDEVGRWESDTFANYFVEPRDAPPEAMSVELTYNYDGRSYEMGDAWGHLCVRIDDLDDDWDRLLKREAADYRDPESCDDMYAFTKGQDGHEIELIERDLEAESLFPF
- a CDS encoding universal stress protein — encoded protein: MHYLAGADSVHTTAAICDYLVDRATAEDTVTVVAVANENDRTARRDCQEALNVASVRLATVGDVETDVRSGNPADVLLDAVRDVDADEIVIGAHGGDPDATRDLGSTARELLEEADRPVVVVPTPKP
- a CDS encoding DUF7521 family protein — its product is MSRNVVRIDEATIFELLTVTSLFLVALFGTIIAYQAYRGYRRNDAPSMLYLAVGLLLLTLFPFLLNVTVTTLVSPEQIVIALLENVSRLLGLVAITYSLYGQH